One Curtobacterium sp. MCLR17_032 genomic window carries:
- the glmS gene encoding glutamine--fructose-6-phosphate transaminase (isomerizing), which yields MCGIVGYVGSNSSTDVLLGGLRRLEYRGYDSAGIAVVDPAGDLTSAKKAGKLQMLIDELDTNPIADGGTGIGHTRWATHGGPTDENAHPHLADDGKLALIHNGIIENFAPLKDELLAEGVVFHSETDSEVAAHLVAREFRQTHDLTEAMRRTVARLDGAFTLLVVHSDQPGVVVGARRNSPLVVGLGDGENFMGSDVAAFVAYTQRALSIGQDEIATIRPDGVDVIHFDGTPADRNEFEVNWDASAADKGGWSSFMAKEISEEPEAVRNTVLGRVHEGAVTLTDLEPIAERLQQVDRVIVIACGTAAYAGMLGKYAIEQWARVPVEVELAHEFRYRDPVLNERTLVVSISQSGETMDTLMAVKYAREQGAQVLSICNTQGATIPRESDAVIYTHAGPEVAVASTKAFLAQGVALYLLGLHLATLRGTLTAEQIAAQVAELEGLPEKLQQTIEDASGVAELAKWMADTRSVLFLGRHVGYPIALEGALKLKELAYIHAEGFAAGELKHGPIALIEPGQIVFVIVPSPRDARSLHPKVVSNIQEIRARGARVIAIAEEGDAAVLPFADEVLRIPLATPLFEPLLAVAPLHMFGMELAAAKGLDVDQPRNLAKSVTVE from the coding sequence ATGTGTGGAATCGTCGGATACGTCGGCAGCAACAGCAGCACGGACGTCCTCCTCGGAGGCCTGCGTCGCCTCGAGTACCGCGGCTACGACTCGGCCGGCATCGCCGTCGTCGATCCGGCCGGAGACCTGACCTCGGCGAAGAAGGCCGGCAAGCTCCAGATGCTCATCGACGAGCTCGACACCAACCCGATCGCGGACGGCGGCACCGGCATCGGCCACACCCGCTGGGCGACGCACGGCGGCCCGACCGACGAGAACGCACACCCGCACCTGGCGGACGACGGCAAGCTCGCGCTGATCCACAACGGCATCATCGAGAACTTCGCCCCGCTGAAGGACGAACTGCTCGCCGAGGGCGTCGTCTTCCACAGCGAGACCGACTCCGAGGTCGCCGCGCACCTGGTCGCGCGCGAGTTCCGCCAGACCCACGACCTGACCGAGGCGATGCGGCGCACGGTCGCCCGACTCGACGGCGCCTTCACGCTCCTCGTCGTGCACTCCGACCAGCCCGGCGTCGTCGTCGGTGCCCGTCGCAACTCGCCGCTCGTGGTGGGTCTCGGCGACGGCGAGAACTTCATGGGCTCCGACGTCGCCGCGTTCGTCGCGTACACGCAGCGCGCCCTGTCGATCGGCCAGGACGAGATCGCCACGATCCGTCCCGACGGCGTCGACGTCATCCACTTCGACGGCACCCCCGCCGACCGCAACGAGTTCGAGGTGAACTGGGACGCCTCGGCCGCCGACAAGGGCGGCTGGTCCTCGTTCATGGCGAAGGAGATCAGCGAGGAGCCGGAAGCGGTCCGCAACACCGTCCTCGGCCGCGTGCACGAGGGGGCGGTCACGCTGACCGACCTCGAGCCGATCGCCGAGCGCCTGCAGCAGGTCGACCGCGTCATCGTCATCGCCTGTGGCACCGCGGCCTACGCCGGCATGCTCGGCAAGTACGCGATCGAGCAGTGGGCCCGCGTCCCCGTCGAGGTCGAGCTCGCCCACGAGTTCCGCTACCGCGACCCGGTGTTGAACGAGCGCACGCTCGTCGTCTCGATCAGCCAGTCCGGCGAGACGATGGACACGCTGATGGCGGTCAAGTACGCCCGCGAGCAGGGCGCCCAGGTCCTCTCGATCTGCAACACCCAGGGCGCGACGATCCCGCGCGAGTCCGACGCCGTGATCTACACGCACGCCGGCCCCGAGGTCGCGGTCGCGTCGACGAAGGCGTTCCTGGCGCAGGGCGTCGCGCTCTACCTGCTCGGGCTGCACCTCGCCACGCTCCGCGGCACGCTGACGGCGGAGCAGATCGCCGCCCAGGTCGCCGAGCTCGAGGGGCTGCCGGAGAAGCTGCAGCAGACCATCGAGGACGCCTCCGGGGTCGCCGAGCTGGCCAAGTGGATGGCGGACACCCGCAGTGTCCTGTTCCTCGGCCGACACGTCGGGTACCCGATCGCACTCGAGGGCGCGCTGAAGCTCAAGGAGCTCGCCTACATCCACGCCGAGGGCTTCGCCGCCGGTGAGCTGAAGCACGGTCCGATCGCGCTCATCGAGCCCGGCCAGATCGTCTTCGTCATCGTCCCGTCGCCGCGTGACGCCCGGTCGCTGCACCCGAAGGTCGTCTCGAACATCCAGGAGATCCGCGCCCGCGGTGCCCGGGTGATCGCGATCGCGGAAGAGGGCGACGCCGCCGTGCTGCCCTTCGCCGACGAGGTCCTGCGGATCCCGCTCGCGACGCCGCTGTTCGAGCCGCTGCTCGCCGTGGCGCCGCTGCACATGTTCGGCATGGAGCTCGCCGCGGCCAAGGGCCTCGACGTGGACCAGCCGCGCAACCTCGCGAAGTCGGTCACCGTCGAGTAA
- a CDS encoding glutathione peroxidase: MGRFDDIEITTIKGETTTFGSFGDKAVLVVNVASRCGLAPQYEQLEELQRTYGPRGFTVLGFPSNQFLQELGSSEAIEEYCSTTWGVSFPMSEKVKVNGRSAHPLYRELTQAPDASGKAGRVIWNFEKFLVAPDGTVTRFRPTVKPDAPEVVAAIEAALPA; the protein is encoded by the coding sequence ATGGGACGCTTCGACGACATCGAGATCACCACCATCAAGGGCGAGACCACCACGTTCGGCAGCTTCGGTGACAAGGCGGTGCTCGTGGTGAACGTCGCCTCGCGCTGCGGCCTCGCCCCGCAGTACGAACAGCTCGAGGAACTGCAGCGCACGTACGGCCCGCGGGGCTTCACCGTGCTCGGCTTCCCGAGCAACCAGTTCCTGCAGGAGCTCGGCTCGTCCGAGGCCATCGAGGAGTACTGCTCCACCACGTGGGGCGTCAGCTTCCCGATGTCCGAGAAGGTCAAGGTGAACGGCCGCTCGGCGCACCCGCTCTACCGCGAGCTCACACAGGCCCCGGACGCCTCGGGCAAGGCCGGACGCGTCATCTGGAACTTCGAGAAGTTCCTGGTCGCCCCCGACGGCACCGTCACGCGCTTCCGCCCGACGGTCAAGCCGGACGCCCCCGAGGTCGTCGCCGCCATCGAGGCGGCGCTCCCCGCCTGA
- the coaA gene encoding type I pantothenate kinase — translation MPIPETTVAHPTPFVEIPRDEWSQLAPKEHLSLTETEIVQLRGLGDRLDLTEVQDVYLPLSRLLTLYAAGARDLHAETSRFLGERARRTPFVIGVAGSVAVGKSTVARLLRELTKRWPDTPRVELVTTDGFLYPNAELERRGIMDRKGFPESYDRRSLLRFVSQVKSGATEVRAPYYSHLVYDIVPDAEIVVRQPDILIVEGLNVLAPPVHGRLALSDLFDFTIYVDAKTKDIESWYVDRFLALQEQAFSSPDSFFHRFAALSREDAVATATGVWRAINEPNLLENVLPTRSRATLVLKKAADHKVTSVLLRKI, via the coding sequence ATGCCGATCCCGGAGACGACCGTCGCGCACCCCACCCCCTTCGTGGAGATCCCGCGGGACGAGTGGTCGCAGCTCGCGCCGAAGGAACACCTCTCGCTCACCGAGACCGAGATCGTGCAGCTGCGGGGGCTCGGTGACCGGCTCGACCTGACCGAGGTGCAGGACGTGTACCTGCCGCTCTCCCGGCTGCTGACGCTGTACGCGGCCGGCGCGCGGGACCTGCACGCGGAGACCAGCCGCTTCCTCGGCGAACGCGCCCGACGGACGCCGTTCGTGATCGGTGTCGCCGGGTCGGTCGCCGTCGGCAAGAGCACCGTCGCGCGCCTGCTGCGCGAACTGACGAAGCGGTGGCCGGACACCCCGCGGGTCGAACTCGTGACCACCGACGGGTTCCTGTACCCGAACGCCGAGCTCGAGCGCCGCGGGATCATGGACCGCAAGGGCTTCCCGGAGTCGTACGACCGCCGCTCCCTGCTGCGCTTCGTCAGCCAGGTGAAGAGCGGCGCGACCGAGGTCCGGGCGCCGTACTACTCGCACCTGGTCTACGACATCGTGCCGGACGCCGAGATCGTGGTGCGGCAGCCGGACATCCTCATCGTCGAGGGGCTCAACGTGCTGGCGCCGCCGGTGCACGGTCGCCTCGCACTGTCCGACCTGTTCGACTTCACGATCTACGTCGACGCGAAGACCAAGGACATCGAGTCCTGGTACGTCGACCGGTTCCTGGCGCTGCAGGAGCAGGCGTTCTCGAGCCCGGACTCGTTCTTCCACCGCTTCGCCGCGCTGTCACGCGAGGACGCGGTGGCGACGGCGACCGGGGTGTGGCGCGCGATCAACGAACCGAACCTGCTCGAGAACGTGCTGCCGACGCGCTCCCGGGCGACGCTCGTGCTCAAGAAGGCCGCCGACCACAAGGTGACGAGCGTCCTGCTCCGCAAGATCTGA
- the glmM gene encoding phosphoglucosamine mutase, which translates to MPRLFGTDGVRGLANGELTAALALGLAQASAAVLTHGHHADARRASGRTRPKAVLARDPRVSGEFLGAAVAAGLASAGVDVLDAGVIPTPAAAYLVADIDADFGVMISASHNPAPDNGIKFFAAGGRKLPDEVEDRIEAAMHDQSAPTPTGAEVGRITRFADAEDRYVVHLLGTLPHRLDGIHVVLDCANGAASGVSPEVFVNSGAKVTLIGADPNGININDGVGSTHIDNLARAVLEAGADVGIAHDGDADRCLAVDAEGNAVDGDQIMAILALSLKERGRLVDDTLVATVMSNLGLKRAMADAGITVIEAGVGDRYVLEKMNEGGYSLGGEQSGHIIFNDFATTGDGVLTGLHLVAEMARTGKSLGELAACMTVFPQVLLAVKGVDRHGLQDQGVQDAIAAATEALGDTGRVLLRPSGTEPVVRVMVEAASQEDAQRVAEELAEVVRERLTPEAA; encoded by the coding sequence ATGCCGCGTCTGTTCGGTACCGACGGCGTTCGTGGCCTCGCCAACGGCGAGTTGACGGCCGCGCTCGCACTGGGTCTTGCCCAGGCGAGCGCGGCCGTGCTCACGCACGGACACCATGCGGACGCTCGACGAGCGTCCGGTCGCACGCGCCCCAAGGCCGTGCTGGCGCGCGACCCGCGCGTCTCCGGCGAGTTCCTGGGTGCCGCAGTGGCAGCCGGGCTCGCCTCCGCCGGCGTCGACGTCCTCGACGCCGGGGTCATCCCCACCCCCGCAGCGGCGTACCTCGTCGCGGACATCGACGCCGACTTCGGCGTGATGATCTCCGCGTCGCACAACCCCGCGCCGGACAACGGGATCAAGTTCTTCGCCGCTGGTGGGCGCAAGCTGCCGGACGAGGTCGAGGACCGCATCGAAGCGGCCATGCACGACCAGTCCGCACCGACCCCCACGGGCGCCGAGGTGGGTCGCATCACGCGGTTCGCCGACGCCGAGGACCGCTACGTCGTGCACCTGCTCGGCACGTTGCCCCACCGGCTCGACGGCATCCACGTCGTGCTCGACTGCGCCAACGGGGCGGCGTCCGGGGTCTCGCCCGAGGTCTTCGTGAACTCGGGTGCGAAGGTCACGCTGATCGGTGCCGACCCGAACGGCATCAACATCAACGACGGGGTCGGCTCGACCCACATCGACAACCTGGCACGCGCCGTCCTCGAGGCCGGAGCCGACGTCGGCATCGCCCACGACGGCGACGCGGACCGGTGCCTGGCGGTGGACGCCGAGGGCAACGCGGTGGACGGCGACCAGATCATGGCGATCCTCGCGCTGTCCCTCAAGGAACGCGGCCGACTGGTCGACGACACCCTCGTCGCGACGGTGATGTCGAACCTCGGGCTGAAGCGGGCGATGGCGGACGCGGGCATCACCGTGATCGAGGCCGGTGTCGGCGACCGCTACGTGCTCGAGAAGATGAACGAGGGCGGCTACTCGCTCGGTGGTGAGCAGTCCGGTCACATCATCTTCAACGACTTCGCGACGACGGGTGACGGGGTCTTGACGGGCCTCCACCTGGTCGCCGAGATGGCGCGCACCGGCAAGTCGCTCGGCGAGCTCGCCGCGTGCATGACCGTGTTCCCGCAGGTGCTGCTCGCCGTCAAGGGCGTCGACCGGCACGGCCTGCAGGACCAGGGCGTGCAGGACGCGATCGCTGCGGCGACCGAGGCGCTCGGTGACACCGGCCGGGTGCTGCTGCGTCCCTCCGGTACCGAGCCGGTCGTCCGTGTCATGGTCGAGGCCGCGTCGCAGGAGGACGCCCAGCGCGTCGCCGAGGAGCTCGCCGAGGTCGTCCGCGAGCGTCTGACCCCCGAGGCCGCGTAG
- the rpsI gene encoding 30S ribosomal protein S9: MAQIADSIDQTPETFTTESAPVASEAAPRQILNVSGGAVGRRKEAIARVRLVPGSGTFVVNGRTLEDYFPNKLHQQLINDPFKVLELLGSYDVTARITGGGPSGQAGALRLAIARTLNEIDRENNRATLKKAGFLTRDARVIERKKAGLKKARKASQFSKR; this comes from the coding sequence ATGGCTCAGATCGCTGACTCCATCGACCAGACCCCGGAGACCTTCACCACCGAGAGCGCACCCGTCGCGTCGGAGGCGGCTCCCCGTCAGATCCTCAACGTCTCGGGCGGTGCCGTCGGTCGCCGCAAGGAGGCCATCGCCCGCGTGCGTCTCGTCCCGGGCTCCGGCACGTTCGTCGTGAACGGCCGCACCCTCGAGGACTACTTCCCGAACAAGCTGCACCAGCAGCTCATCAACGACCCGTTCAAGGTGCTCGAGCTCCTCGGCTCGTACGACGTCACCGCCCGCATCACGGGTGGCGGCCCCTCGGGTCAGGCCGGCGCGCTGCGTCTCGCCATCGCCCGCACCCTGAACGAGATCGACCGCGAGAACAACCGCGCGACCCTCAAGAAGGCCGGCTTCCTCACCCGTGACGCCCGCGTCATCGAGCGCAAGAAGGCCGGTCTCAAGAAGGCCCGCAAGGCGTCGCAGTTCTCGAAGCGCTGA
- the rplM gene encoding 50S ribosomal protein L13, with product MTRTFSPKPADVQHDWIVIDATDVVLGRLASHVAALLRGKHKATFAQHMDMGDYVIIVNADKVALTGSKLAKKVYYRHSGYPGGLTATSYPEMLEKHPTRAVEKAIRGMLPKNTLGREQLKKLKVYAGAEHPHAAQQPKPYTFDQVSQ from the coding sequence GTGACTCGTACGTTCTCCCCGAAGCCGGCAGACGTCCAGCACGACTGGATCGTCATCGACGCGACCGACGTCGTGCTCGGCCGCCTCGCTTCGCACGTCGCCGCCCTCCTCCGCGGCAAGCACAAGGCCACCTTCGCCCAGCACATGGACATGGGTGACTACGTCATCATCGTGAACGCCGACAAGGTCGCCCTGACCGGGTCGAAGCTCGCCAAGAAGGTCTACTACCGTCACTCCGGTTACCCGGGCGGCCTCACGGCCACCAGCTACCCGGAGATGCTGGAGAAGCACCCGACCCGCGCCGTCGAGAAGGCGATCCGCGGCATGCTGCCGAAGAACACCCTCGGTCGCGAGCAGCTCAAGAAGCTCAAGGTCTACGCAGGCGCTGAGCACCCCCACGCGGCGCAGCAGCCCAAGCCGTACACCTTCGACCAGGTCTCGCAGTAA
- a CDS encoding ExeM/NucH family extracellular endonuclease: protein MPRTVGRTLLCATAAATLIAAPLVTVTTASANPTGTGLVISEAYLKGGSANQPFTNRFVEIGNPTGAAVSVDGWSLQYRSATSTGASSTVVPLTGSVPANGTYLVQGASNGTVGAALPTPDVVSTLNASGASGTLVLSDQSTALALPAGAVTTATPGVVDLLGYGASNTSETAPATNPSGANGTPDALVRQGTTDTDANAADFTLTRTITPRNAAGETAAGGTTPTPGGGGTTPPTTPPVAATIPEIQGTTGTSPLAGSNVTTSGIVTAVYATGGLNGYTIQTPGTGGATTLAARTASDGLYVYSAATAGLVAIGDHVQVTGAVSEFKGLTELTVADTAGLTELTTPAAAPVPAAVAFPRTDAEREALESMLVAPQGDYTVADNYTTNQYGVVTLATGPGRLLQPTEVARPGSAEAAAVVADNAARTVTLDDGASTNFLPRDDQDQSARSIPVPWLTNAGPVTVGAATTFTEPVVLDYRNGVWTFQPTTPITGATAKADLPATFSDVRTTAPAAVGGDLKLAGFNVLNYFPTTGDQLTGCTYYRDRAGDPLTVNSGCAARGAAEAEDLARQQVKIVKAINSLGADVVSLEEIENSAAFGQDRDAAVATLVDALNATTGSDTWAYVPSPTKLAADEDVIRLALIYKKARVAPTAESTILTDSDVFQRQPVADAFRPVGGTADDDFLVIANHFKSKGSGTGENADQGDGQGASNADRVRQARALTTFSTAMQAQYGTDKTFLIGDFNAYSEEDPMVVLRDAGYTDLAPARDRTEYSYVFSGLSGSLDHVLASPAALASVTGVDIWNINSTESVGLEYSRYNVNVSDLYTDDVYRASDHDPILVGFDLTAAEVPGGPTPEPTPEPGTDDPAGDPTADPTPAPIAGGAGTTPGASVTPTTGGGSLAFTGAEIGSGLAAALALLAGGGLLALRRRRTTGGSAE from the coding sequence ATGCCACGAACCGTCGGACGCACCCTGCTGTGCGCCACGGCTGCCGCGACCCTGATCGCCGCACCGCTCGTCACCGTCACCACCGCCTCCGCGAACCCGACGGGCACCGGACTCGTCATCTCCGAGGCGTACCTCAAGGGCGGCAGCGCGAACCAGCCGTTCACCAACCGGTTCGTCGAGATCGGCAACCCGACCGGCGCCGCGGTGTCCGTCGACGGATGGTCGCTGCAGTACCGCTCGGCGACGAGCACGGGGGCGTCGAGCACCGTCGTGCCGCTCACCGGGTCCGTCCCGGCGAACGGCACGTACCTCGTGCAGGGAGCGTCGAACGGGACGGTCGGCGCTGCACTGCCCACGCCCGACGTCGTCTCGACGTTGAACGCCTCCGGTGCGAGCGGGACACTCGTCCTCTCCGACCAGTCGACGGCGCTGGCGCTGCCCGCGGGTGCGGTCACGACGGCGACGCCCGGCGTGGTGGACCTGCTCGGGTACGGCGCCTCGAACACGTCGGAGACTGCTCCCGCCACGAACCCCTCGGGCGCGAACGGCACCCCGGACGCCCTCGTCCGGCAGGGGACGACCGACACCGACGCGAACGCCGCGGACTTCACCCTGACGCGGACGATCACCCCGCGGAACGCCGCCGGCGAGACGGCAGCGGGCGGCACGACGCCGACGCCGGGCGGCGGCGGCACCACCCCGCCGACCACGCCCCCAGTGGCTGCGACCATCCCGGAGATCCAGGGCACGACGGGCACCTCACCGCTCGCCGGCTCGAACGTCACCACCAGCGGCATCGTGACCGCGGTCTACGCCACCGGCGGGCTGAACGGCTACACGATCCAGACCCCGGGGACGGGAGGCGCGACCACCCTGGCCGCGCGGACCGCCTCCGACGGACTGTACGTCTACTCCGCCGCCACGGCCGGACTGGTCGCGATCGGCGACCACGTCCAGGTCACCGGCGCCGTGTCCGAGTTCAAGGGGCTCACCGAGCTCACCGTCGCGGACACCGCCGGGCTGACGGAGCTCACCACCCCGGCCGCCGCCCCGGTCCCGGCCGCCGTGGCCTTCCCCCGGACGGACGCCGAGCGCGAGGCGCTCGAGAGCATGCTCGTCGCACCGCAGGGTGACTACACGGTCGCCGACAACTACACGACGAACCAGTACGGCGTGGTCACGCTCGCCACGGGTCCGGGCCGGCTGCTGCAGCCGACCGAGGTCGCCCGCCCGGGCAGCGCAGAGGCCGCCGCGGTGGTCGCCGACAACGCCGCCCGCACGGTCACGCTCGACGACGGCGCGAGCACGAACTTCCTGCCGCGCGACGACCAGGACCAGTCGGCCCGGTCGATCCCGGTGCCGTGGCTGACGAACGCGGGCCCGGTCACGGTCGGCGCCGCCACGACGTTCACCGAGCCCGTGGTCCTCGACTACCGGAACGGCGTCTGGACGTTCCAGCCGACGACGCCGATCACCGGTGCGACCGCGAAGGCCGACCTGCCCGCGACGTTCTCGGACGTCCGCACCACGGCGCCCGCCGCGGTCGGCGGTGACCTGAAGCTCGCCGGGTTCAACGTCCTGAACTACTTCCCGACCACGGGCGACCAGCTGACCGGCTGCACCTACTACCGCGACCGCGCCGGTGACCCGCTCACCGTGAACTCCGGCTGTGCCGCCCGCGGTGCTGCCGAGGCGGAGGACCTGGCACGCCAGCAGGTGAAGATCGTCAAGGCCATCAACAGCCTGGGTGCCGACGTGGTCTCGCTCGAGGAGATCGAGAACTCGGCGGCCTTCGGGCAGGACCGGGACGCCGCGGTCGCCACCCTCGTCGACGCGCTCAACGCCACCACCGGCTCCGACACGTGGGCGTACGTCCCGTCGCCGACGAAGCTCGCTGCCGACGAGGACGTCATCCGCCTGGCCCTCATCTACAAGAAGGCCCGGGTCGCGCCGACCGCCGAGTCGACGATCCTCACCGACTCGGACGTCTTCCAGCGGCAGCCGGTCGCGGACGCGTTCCGCCCGGTCGGTGGGACCGCGGACGACGACTTCCTGGTGATCGCGAACCACTTCAAGTCGAAGGGCTCCGGCACCGGCGAGAACGCCGACCAGGGTGACGGCCAGGGCGCCTCGAACGCCGACCGGGTGCGACAGGCCCGAGCCCTCACGACCTTCTCCACCGCGATGCAGGCGCAGTACGGCACCGACAAGACCTTCCTGATCGGTGACTTCAACGCGTACAGCGAGGAGGACCCGATGGTCGTCCTCCGCGACGCCGGCTACACCGACCTGGCCCCGGCCCGTGACCGGACCGAGTACTCGTACGTCTTCAGTGGGCTCAGCGGGTCGCTCGACCACGTGCTGGCGTCACCGGCGGCGTTGGCGAGCGTGACGGGCGTGGACATCTGGAACATCAACTCGACCGAGTCGGTGGGCCTGGAGTACAGCCGGTACAACGTGAACGTCTCGGACCTGTACACGGACGACGTGTACCGCGCGAGCGACCACGACCCGATCCTGGTCGGCTTCGACCTGACCGCGGCCGAGGTGCCGGGCGGCCCGACGCCGGAGCCCACGCCGGAGCCCGGCACGGACGACCCGGCAGGCGACCCCACCGCTGACCCGACCCCGGCGCCGATCGCCGGTGGTGCGGGGACGACCCCGGGCGCCAGCGTGACGCCGACCACGGGTGGCGGCAGCCTGGCCTTCACCGGCGCGGAGATCGGCAGCGGCCTCGCGGCGGCCCTCGCGCTCCTCGCCGGCGGCGGGCTCCTCGCCCTCCGTCGCCGCCGGACGACGGGTGGCAGCGCCGAGTGA
- a CDS encoding MBL fold metallo-hydrolase translates to MAPRAPRSVVSVAPGVVFVEGPVSNWVVLAEEDGVALIDAGYPADTDLVLDSVLLAGHDLDELRRVYVTHGHVDHVGGLPGILERFPHVEVLAHADELDNVRGPARQQVTPAEIGSRLAAPRVLRWLGRAIASDALRPTTVPSARAFTARDFEGRAMTPLPVPGHTDGSTAYLLPAADAIVTGDAVVTHHDTQPGSWAPRPRMITPFFTADPALAVESARALPYPAIVLPGHGPAVHRVGAEWVPIQG, encoded by the coding sequence ATGGCTCCTCGTGCTCCGCGCTCCGTCGTCTCCGTCGCACCCGGTGTGGTCTTCGTCGAGGGGCCGGTGTCGAACTGGGTCGTCCTGGCGGAAGAGGACGGCGTCGCCCTCATCGACGCGGGCTACCCGGCCGACACCGACCTGGTGCTCGACAGCGTGCTGCTCGCCGGCCACGACCTCGACGAGCTCCGCCGCGTCTACGTCACGCACGGCCACGTCGACCACGTCGGCGGGCTGCCCGGGATCCTCGAGCGCTTCCCGCACGTCGAGGTCCTGGCGCACGCCGACGAACTCGACAACGTCCGCGGACCGGCGCGCCAGCAGGTGACGCCGGCCGAGATCGGCAGCCGACTCGCCGCACCCCGTGTGCTCCGCTGGCTCGGCCGCGCGATCGCCTCGGACGCCCTCCGCCCGACGACCGTGCCGAGCGCCCGCGCCTTCACCGCCCGCGACTTCGAGGGCCGGGCGATGACGCCGCTGCCCGTCCCGGGGCACACCGACGGCTCGACCGCGTACCTGCTGCCCGCGGCCGACGCGATCGTCACCGGCGACGCCGTCGTCACGCACCACGACACGCAGCCCGGGTCGTGGGCACCGCGGCCACGGATGATCACGCCGTTCTTCACGGCCGACCCGGCGCTCGCCGTGGAGTCCGCCCGGGCGCTGCCGTACCCGGCGATCGTGCTGCCGGGGCACGGGCCGGCGGTGCACCGGGTGGGGGCGGAGTGGGTGCCGATCCAGGGGTGA
- the truA gene encoding tRNA pseudouridine(38-40) synthase TruA, producing MSETARTPDDPGADGTGARLRIDLAYDGSGFSGWARQPALRTVQGVLEDALATVFTRWGEPPQLTVAGRTDAGVHATGQVAHVDLSPDQWAALTRPKRPSADGTVRDAFSGLLRRLNGLAGADGDIVVRSVRVAPAGFDARFSPLWRRYRYRVADVDALRDPLRRGHTTWYPGRLDPAAMERGALRLLGLHDFAAFCKPRVGATTIRTLQEFRWEREPDGVLVASLQADAFCHSMVRAMVGGTLAVGEGRMTPDELDELRVAAERTSAFTTAPARGLTLTEVGYPDDDALEARAAQTRARRDAEGHRPGDVPDEDGR from the coding sequence GTGAGCGAGACGGCCCGGACACCAGACGACCCCGGCGCGGACGGCACCGGCGCGCGACTCCGGATCGACCTGGCGTACGACGGCTCCGGCTTCTCCGGGTGGGCACGCCAGCCCGCACTCCGCACCGTGCAGGGTGTGCTCGAGGACGCCCTCGCCACCGTCTTCACCCGGTGGGGCGAACCACCCCAGTTGACCGTCGCGGGCCGCACCGACGCCGGCGTGCACGCCACCGGACAGGTCGCGCACGTCGACCTCAGCCCGGACCAGTGGGCAGCGCTGACCCGGCCGAAGCGCCCCAGCGCCGACGGCACCGTCCGTGATGCCTTCAGCGGACTCCTCCGGCGGCTCAACGGGCTCGCGGGCGCCGACGGGGACATCGTCGTCCGCAGCGTGCGCGTCGCCCCGGCCGGGTTCGACGCGCGGTTCTCCCCGCTCTGGCGGCGCTACCGGTACCGGGTCGCCGACGTCGACGCCCTCCGCGACCCACTCCGCCGTGGGCACACGACCTGGTACCCGGGGCGCCTCGACCCGGCAGCGATGGAGCGGGGCGCGCTGCGGCTGCTCGGGTTGCACGACTTCGCGGCCTTCTGCAAGCCGCGCGTCGGCGCGACCACGATCCGGACCCTGCAGGAGTTCCGCTGGGAACGTGAGCCGGACGGCGTACTGGTGGCGAGCCTCCAGGCCGACGCGTTCTGCCACTCGATGGTGCGGGCGATGGTCGGCGGCACCCTCGCCGTCGGCGAGGGCCGGATGACGCCGGACGAGCTCGACGAGCTGCGGGTCGCGGCGGAACGGACCAGCGCCTTCACGACCGCCCCGGCACGCGGACTCACCCTCACCGAGGTGGGGTACCCGGACGACGACGCCCTGGAGGCGCGGGCCGCCCAGACACGCGCCCGTCGCGACGCGGAGGGACACCGGCCCGGCGACGTGCCGGACGAGGACGGGCGGTAG